Proteins from a single region of Belliella baltica DSM 15883:
- a CDS encoding outer membrane beta-barrel protein, with protein sequence MPASLKYIILGFILLIGKVTQAQHKVSAPKASASQSLSIRIVNKASGFHLSVANESSPEERKTEFSIDIFSGATSIVTGLSLSNNGIYQYHYTPTFGFAGDLGYPLTSELSLHASLGYLQRGAEFDSVGFADQSRYRLSYIDLWEYLEYASGSQSKFTFLVGMSQSTLVAASLSSSDKKNNAMDDFKKFDVGLVAGPGILLPTTQDNKIRLRFIFSYGFRDAFAEGHFNDDIKAHNHAILI encoded by the coding sequence ATGCCAGCCAGTCTTAAATATATCATTCTGGGATTTATTTTACTTATTGGCAAAGTGACGCAGGCACAGCACAAAGTGAGTGCCCCCAAAGCCTCAGCGAGCCAAAGCTTATCGATACGAATTGTAAACAAGGCAAGTGGTTTCCACTTGTCTGTTGCTAATGAAAGTTCTCCTGAAGAACGGAAAACGGAATTTAGCATTGATATTTTTAGCGGGGCTACTTCTATCGTTACCGGCCTTTCTCTAAGCAACAACGGAATTTACCAATATCATTACACGCCCACTTTTGGTTTTGCAGGGGATTTGGGATATCCCCTTACATCCGAACTCTCCTTGCATGCAAGTTTAGGTTACCTGCAGCGAGGGGCTGAATTCGATAGTGTAGGCTTTGCTGACCAAAGCCGCTACCGCCTATCCTATATTGACTTGTGGGAATACCTGGAATACGCTTCTGGCAGCCAATCAAAGTTTACTTTTTTGGTGGGCATGTCTCAGAGCACCCTGGTGGCCGCCAGTTTGAGTTCTTCGGATAAAAAGAATAATGCGATGGACGATTTCAAAAAGTTTGATGTGGGATTGGTGGCTGGTCCGGGAATTCTCCTCCCAACTACACAAGACAATAAAATTCGTTTGCGCTTCATTTTTAGCTATGGCTTCCGGGACGCTTTTGCAGAAGGCCACTTTAATGATGATATCAAAGCCCATAATCATGCAATCCTGATTTAA